Below is a window of Candidatus Margulisiibacteriota bacterium DNA.
AAGCGGAATACGGCGGCAAATAAACCGCATCAGTCCACGGCCCCTCCTGGCTATCGGTGGTCAGCGTCGAAACCGCGTAATAATACCCATCGGTCGAAGTCAAACCCGTGTCTGTGTATGTTAGGGAGATAAACAATGTCGTTCCCGCTTGCGTAAAAGAAGACGCTTCGGTTGTTAGCCCTCGATAAATGCAATACCCCGCAACATCCGAATCTGCGCTCGCTTCCCACGATAAAACCGCCTTATCGCCTGAAATCCTTGAAGCAACCAGATTTGTTGGTGGTTTTATAACCCTGGGGCTTGACGATGATCCACAGCCAATAGTTAAAGCGATCAAAACAATACCCAATAAGAATACAATTAATACTTTCATCCGACACCTCCAGCTAAAATATGTTCTATTCAACCCTGAATTCCCATCCCCAACCCCCTCACTCCAACTACAATCGCGCCTAATTATTTGCAGTATAGGAAACCACTATTCATTCCCCTTTCATTGTTCGCGCTACGCGCCCCATGTTACTCTACCCTTTAGATTAGCAATCTTATTGCCATCTACCCCTATTTTATTTTTTCCTGTTCTTATCATATATTTCATCTTTGTGCCAAAACTCACTGTCGAGTTTTCGACACCATCTGTCCTGTTTTTCGACACTCATTCAACTTCCAGGGCGACATGGCCAATCTCACCTAAATCGATTTCGCCAGAAAATAAAAGGGCCAGGCCCGACCCGAATGAACGGATCGGAACTGGCCCCGTCAATGCTTATTGTCTAACTGATTTAAGTTAAACTAATGCGAGCA
It encodes the following:
- a CDS encoding fibronectin type III domain-containing protein, with product MKVLIVFLLGIVLIALTIGCGSSSSPRVIKPPTNLVASRISGDKAVLSWEASADSDVAGYCIYRGLTTEASSFTQAGTTLFISLTYTDTGLTSTDGYYYAVSTLTTDSQEGPWTDAVYLPPYSASLPITINNIGGQK